The genomic segment CTGTCATCACCAAACACATGTTCAAACAGGTGAAGAGATAGGGAGGGGGTGCGGTCGAACAGATCCACGTATTGGATCTGCAGCTCCATCAGCTCCTGGCTTCGGAGGTGGTCGAATAACTCACACAGCTGGCGATAGCTGCCTCTTTTTAACAGTGATTCCTGCTCGAGTATCCCCTGGAGCTCATCGATGGCTTGGACCAGCTCAGCCTGAGGATAGAGCAACAGCGCTGAGAGAATGCGATAGGTTTTCATCACTTGTTCTCCTTAGGGTTAGCGGAATCATCCTGGGAGGGCTGGTAGTGATCCCTGACAAAGATGCGATTGATCTGCTGGCCCGGAGTCGCGGCCTCAAAGAAATCCGTATCATTGTTTGAGTGGTTTGAGCAGCCATTGCCAAAACTAAAGCCACAGCTGCCCCGCTCATTGTAGGCGTCCAGTGTGTCCTCCTTATGGGTAGAGGGGATCACGTAGCGATCTTCATAGTTGGCAATCGCCAGCAGCTGATACATCTCTTGAACCTGATCTTCGGTCAGAGAGACTTTCTCCAATAGCTTGGTGTTGGGGTTTTTCTCAACCGTGACGCTGCGCATGTAGCCGCGCATCGCTAGCAGTTTCTCCAGTCCCTCCACCACCGGCTTTTCATCCCCGGCGGTGAGCATATTGGCCAGGTATTTCACCGGGATCCGCATCGAGTGAACATCCGGCATCCCCTCATCACTCCAGGGTAGCTTGCCCTGCATGGCCGCGGTCTGGATCGGGCTCAGGGTGGGATATACCACACCATCGGCAGGGTGCGGTACTCAGGGTGCAGGGGCAGGGCGACCTTCCACTCGACCGCCATCTTATAGATGGGGGATTTTTTAGCGGCCTCCAGCCAATTGTCGGGGATCCCCTCGCTGCGTGCCGCGGCAATGACCGCAGGATCCTCTGGATCGAGGAACAGGTCGAGCTGAGACTGATAGAGCCTGGTTGGGTCTGCCACCGAGGCCGCCTCTTCGATCGCATCGGCATCATACAGCAGCACCCCCAGGTAGCGAATTCGTCCGACGCAAGTTTCGGAGCAGACCGTGGGCTCACCGCCCTCGAGGCGCGGATAGCACAGGGTGCACTTTTCGGCCTTGCCCGATTTCCAGTTGTAGTAGATCTTCTTGTAGGGGCAGCCGGACACACACATCCGCCAGCCGCGGCACTTATCCTGATCCACCAGGACCACGCCGTCCTCTTCCCGCTTATAGATGGAGCCGGAGGGGCAGGAGGCGACACAGGCCGGGTTAAGGCAATGCTCACACAACCGCGGCAGGTACATCATGAAGGTGTTTTCAAACTGGCCGAAGATCTCCTTGTCGATGTTTTCAAAGTTATAGTCGGCCTTACGCTTATCAAACTCGGTGCCCAGGATCTCCTCCCAGTTAGGCCCCCACTTGATCTTCTCCAGCCGCTCGCCCGAGATGAGGGAGCGCGGCCGGGCCGTGATGGCGCTGCGACTCTCTGGAGCGTTGTGCAGGTGAGAGTAATCAAAGGTAAAGGGCTCGTAGTAGTCGTCAATCTCGGGCAACCTTAGGTTGGCGAAGAGCTTGGCGATGATGGTGAGCTTGTTCCCCTGGGAGAGCTGCAATTTTCCGCTGGAGTTGAGACCCCAGCCGCCTTTCCACTGGCTCTGTTTCTCCCAGTTTTTCGGATAGCCGATGCCCGGCTTGGTTTCGACATTATTAAACCAGACGTACTCCATACCATCCCGGCTGGTCCAGACATTTTTACAGGTCACCGAGCAGGTATGGCAGCCGATGCACTTATCCAGGTTCAGGACCATGGCAACTTGAGCGCGGATTTTCATTGTGCATCCTCCTTCACCGGCTCATCGAGCCAATCGACATTGTCCATCTTACGAACCACCACGAATTCATCCCGG from the Dongshaea marina genome contains:
- the narH gene encoding nitrate reductase subunit beta is translated as MKIRAQVAMVLNLDKCIGCHTCSVTCKNVWTSRDGMEYVWFNNVETKPGIGYPKNWEKQSQWKGGWGLNSSGKLQLSQGNKLTIIAKLFANLRLPEIDDYYEPFTFDYSHLHNAPESRSAITARPRSLISGERLEKIKWGPNWEEILGTEFDKRKADYNFENIDKEIFGQFENTFMMYLPRLCEHCLNPACVASCPSGSIYKREEDGVVLVDQDKCRGWRMCVSGCPYKKIYYNWKSGKAEKCTLCYPRLEGGEPTVCSETCVGRIRYLGVLLYDADAIEEAASVADPTRLYQSQLDLFLDPEDPAVIAAARSEGIPDNWLEAAKKSPIYKMAVEWKVALPLHPEYRTLPMVWYIPP
- a CDS encoding nitrate reductase subunit beta codes for the protein MVYPTLSPIQTAAMQGKLPWSDEGMPDVHSMRIPVKYLANMLTAGDEKPVVEGLEKLLAMRGYMRSVTVEKNPNTKLLEKVSLTEDQVQEMYQLLAIANYEDRYVIPSTHKEDTLDAYNERGSCGFSFGNGCSNHSNNDTDFFEAATPGQQINRIFVRDHYQPSQDDSANPKENK